One region of Brachyhypopomus gauderio isolate BG-103 chromosome 9, BGAUD_0.2, whole genome shotgun sequence genomic DNA includes:
- the LOC143522358 gene encoding zona pellucida sperm-binding protein 1-like, whose translation MSVATLPIQHYANEPPLPVVAPGPLRVELRIANGQCTTKGCVEARAAYTSYYTDADYPVTKVLREPVYVEVRILDRSDPNIVLTLGRCWATSSPNPFSLPEWDLLVNGCPYKDDRYLTQLVPVEGSSAVPFPTHYKRFVLKMFTFVDQTSMAPLHNQVYIHCSTAVCHPSATDSCEPSCGREMTVQCTRDGQFILVVAKDTTLPRLSLDSVSLLGENGPCGPIDSNAAFAIYQFPVAACGTRVMELGDYLVYENKMTSSYEVGFGPLGAITRDSYYE comes from the exons ATGAGCGTTGCAACACTGCCTATTCAGCACTATGCCAACGAGCCCCCTCTACCTGTAGTTGCTCCTGGACCCCTCAGGGTAGAGCTAAGAATAGCTAATGGTCAGTGCACCACAAAGGGGTGTGTGGAAG CACGGGCAGCCTACACCTCCTACTACACGGATGCTGATTACCCTGTGACCAAGGTGCTGAGAGAGCCGGTCTATGTGGAAGTGCGTATCCTGGACAGGTCTGACCCCAATATTGTCCTGACCCTGGGACGCTGCTGGGCAACCTCTTCCCCTAACCCCTTCAGCCTTCCCGAGTGGGACCTTCTAGTGAATGG GTGCCCCTACAAGGATGACCGCTACCTGACTCAGTTGGTTCCAGTTGAGGGGTCGTCTGCAGTTCCGTTCCCTACCCATTACAAGCGCTTTGTCCTCAAGATGTTCACCTTTGTGGATCAAACCTCCATGGCTCCCTTGCACAACCAG GTCTATATCCACTGCAGTACAGCCGTGTGTCATCCAAGTGCAACAGACAGCTGTGAACCAAGCTGTGGCAGAGAAA TGACTGTCCAGTGCACAAGAGATGGCCAGTTCATATTGGTGGTGGCCAAGGATACAACCCTGCCTAGGCTGAGCCTGGATTCAGTCAGCCTATTGGGAGAAAATGGACCCTGTGGGCCAATTGACTCCAATGCAGCTTTTGCTATCTACCAGTTTCCCGTTGCTGCCTGTGGTACCCGTGTGATG GAGCTGGGTGACTACTTGGTGTATGAGAACAAGATGACCTCTTCCTATGAAGTTGGATTCGGTCCCCTTGGAGCAATCACAAGAGACAGCTACTATGAGTGA
- the LOC143522357 gene encoding zona pellucida sperm-binding protein 4-like: MSVATLPIQHYANEPPLPVVAPGPLRVELRIANGQCTTKGCVEARAAYTSYYTDADYPVTKVLREPVYVEVRILDRSDPNIVLTLGRCWATSSPNPFSLPEWDLLVNGCPYKDDRYLTQLVPVEGSSAVPFPTHYKRFVLKMFTFVDQTSMAPLHNQVYIHCSTAVCHPSATDSCEPSCGRESGCHSQANGSLKWQGRCKFSLPWIRKWEEEGSEGVADGSI, encoded by the exons ATGAGCGTTGCAACACTGCCTATTCAGCACTATGCCAACGAGCCCCCTCTACCTGTAGTTGCTCCTGGACCCCTCAGGGTAGAGCTAAGAATAGCTAATGGTCAGTGCACCACAAAGGGGTGTGTGGAAG CACGGGCAGCCTACACCTCCTACTACACGGATGCTGATTACCCTGTGACCAAGGTGCTGAGAGAGCCGGTCTATGTGGAAGTGCGTATCCTGGACAGGTCTGACCCCAATATTGTCCTGACCCTGGGACGCTGCTGGGCAACCTCTTCCCCTAACCCCTTCAGCCTTCCCGAGTGGGACCTTCTAGTGAATGG GTGCCCCTACAAGGATGACCGCTACCTGACTCAGTTGGTTCCAGTTGAGGGGTCGTCTGCAGTTCCGTTCCCTACCCATTACAAGCGCTTTGTCCTCAAGATGTTCACCTTTGTGGATCAAACCTCCATGGCTCCCTTGCACAACCAG GTCTATATCCACTGCAGTACAGCCGTGTGTCATCCAAGTGCAACAGACAGCTGTGAACCAAGCTGTGGCAGAGAAAGTGG GTGTCACAGCCAAGCCAATGGCTCTCTGAAGTGGCAGGGGAGGTGTAAGTTCTCGCTACCTTGGATCCGTAAATGGGAGGAAGAAGGGTCAGAGGGTGTGGCTGATGGGAGCATATAG